The Pyrococcus kukulkanii genome contains a region encoding:
- a CDS encoding glycosyltransferase family 4 protein, whose translation MRILMVGHYPPHKGGVARHVKELVECLRERHEVHVLTYGTVKVEEEGVYSVKVPNIFGLRGVSFVLLASKVIRRLHEKNAYDVIHAHYVGTTSYSSILSGVRPVVITAHGSDLEFMSKLPLGRYFVKESLIKADKVIAVSHYLAKKALALGAREVKVIPNWTALSGRSERKAIVFLGRIAKYKGVDDFIKLAEHFPNEEFIIAGEGPRIKAPENVRFLGYVRAEEVLSRAKILVLPSRREGFGLVILEANSFGVPVLGRAIGGIRELIRHGKNGYLFSTLEEAIEFLSHLLEGKEGVKRGTIGKRISTFYSLERACREIEKVYEEVVR comes from the coding sequence GTGAGAATTCTAATGGTAGGCCACTATCCTCCTCACAAGGGGGGAGTTGCAAGGCACGTTAAAGAGTTAGTTGAGTGCCTTAGGGAGAGACATGAGGTTCACGTTCTAACCTATGGGACGGTTAAGGTCGAGGAGGAAGGTGTTTACTCGGTCAAAGTCCCTAACATCTTCGGGCTTAGGGGGGTATCCTTTGTTTTGCTGGCCTCGAAGGTTATAAGGAGGCTACATGAAAAGAATGCCTACGACGTAATCCATGCGCACTATGTGGGAACCACGAGCTACTCCTCTATTCTCTCTGGCGTCAGGCCGGTGGTGATTACGGCCCATGGGAGCGACCTTGAGTTCATGTCCAAGCTTCCATTGGGTAGGTACTTCGTCAAGGAATCCCTGATTAAGGCAGATAAAGTGATAGCCGTCAGCCACTACTTGGCCAAGAAGGCCTTGGCCCTAGGCGCGAGGGAAGTTAAGGTTATCCCCAACTGGACGGCCCTTAGCGGAAGATCCGAGAGAAAGGCGATCGTGTTCCTGGGCAGGATTGCTAAGTATAAAGGTGTCGATGACTTCATAAAGCTCGCGGAGCACTTTCCCAATGAAGAGTTCATAATTGCCGGCGAGGGGCCCAGGATTAAGGCCCCGGAGAATGTGAGGTTCCTGGGGTACGTCAGGGCTGAGGAAGTTTTGAGCAGGGCGAAGATCTTGGTTCTCCCCTCAAGAAGGGAGGGCTTTGGCCTCGTAATTCTCGAGGCAAACTCCTTTGGTGTTCCCGTTCTTGGGAGGGCTATCGGTGGGATAAGGGAGTTGATAAGGCACGGTAAAAACGGTTACCTCTTTAGTACCCTAGAGGAGGCAATTGAGTTTTTAAGTCATCTACTTGAGGGGAAAGAGGGAGTTAAAAGGGGCACGATTGGAAAGAGGATTTCCACCTTTTATTCACTTGAGAGGGCGTGTAGAGAGATCGAGAAGGTTTACGAGGAGGTGGTGAGGTGA
- a CDS encoding HEPN domain-containing protein yields MMKQGYYDIAAFNFEQAVQLRLNAILLEFTGDVLKTHSIRTLLDAIGGGLRQERGGQKVHKGTQE; encoded by the coding sequence ATGATGAAGCAGGGATACTATGACATCGCTGCTTTCAACTTTGAACAAGCAGTTCAGCTGAGGCTGAACGCAATTCTACTTGAGTTCACGGGTGATGTTCTTAAAACGCACTCCATCAGAACATTGCTTGATGCCATTGGGGGAGGCCTTAGGCAGGAGAGAGGAGGTCAGAAAGTTCATAAGGGAACACAGGAATGA
- a CDS encoding COG1470 family protein, with protein MRKALFILVLLILMPFVNAQVGQFESEGKVIGLVNSVTSGEFYLINPLKIKFAHVSIKSVKFFDEEGNEVEDFNIEFQDSIFRFWDPGEKKLVKYSLYAKNITPGEYVLYIFMWGFTETNQLYLLSVYVPVEVKDKPLIFQDAVSFVKDKPNAKVALSGDIIVVYSHVTNLASVPINVTARAEIVSQSGKVVTWREFNQSMNPGDNLIRFELKLPDPLRPGVYELRYRISYERGVYEYSREYWVDIGISFVDMSIEGTNVLQGEDNFAYIVVSSDRSALINVNLTVYAPDYSLENSTKFRIIPGSNIIKLKLPTEKPGRHEVGVKVFYKGFEVGESTGDYLVIGFPTLNSSVKGDSIVVMINNPNAISITATVDYRITWDDGSLVREAKELLLPPGNYTFSIALQRKGAFKYEISLRAFGKEFEVRGAGVIKPPSPTSTTTSFPHSTTTSSSTITTSSESTTSSVTPAAPSPKKGSNWAFLLLLLVLVGIVGISGYYWFNDPKRKRRKRKKPKRKSPLGRK; from the coding sequence ATGAGGAAGGCCCTATTCATACTTGTCCTCCTCATTTTAATGCCTTTCGTAAACGCCCAAGTCGGCCAGTTTGAAAGTGAAGGTAAGGTGATTGGTCTAGTTAATTCCGTGACATCGGGAGAGTTTTACCTGATAAACCCGCTCAAGATTAAGTTCGCTCACGTATCAATCAAGAGTGTAAAATTTTTCGATGAAGAGGGAAATGAAGTTGAGGACTTCAACATTGAATTCCAGGATAGTATCTTTAGATTTTGGGATCCTGGGGAGAAGAAACTTGTTAAATATTCCCTTTACGCTAAAAACATCACGCCTGGGGAATACGTCTTGTACATATTTATGTGGGGCTTTACGGAGACTAATCAGCTGTATCTCCTCTCCGTTTACGTTCCCGTTGAGGTGAAGGATAAACCCTTGATATTTCAGGATGCCGTGTCTTTCGTAAAAGACAAGCCCAACGCGAAAGTTGCGTTGAGTGGAGATATAATAGTTGTCTACTCCCACGTTACTAACCTTGCTAGCGTTCCCATAAACGTCACCGCTAGGGCTGAAATAGTTTCGCAATCGGGTAAAGTTGTCACGTGGAGGGAATTTAATCAGAGCATGAATCCTGGGGATAACTTAATTAGGTTTGAGTTGAAATTACCTGATCCGCTCAGGCCGGGAGTTTATGAATTAAGGTATAGGATATCCTATGAGAGAGGGGTTTACGAGTACTCAAGGGAATATTGGGTCGATATAGGGATTTCCTTTGTTGATATGTCGATAGAGGGTACAAACGTCTTGCAGGGTGAAGATAACTTTGCGTACATAGTAGTATCTTCGGATAGATCCGCGCTTATTAATGTTAACCTAACTGTTTACGCTCCCGATTATTCCCTCGAAAACTCCACTAAGTTTAGGATAATTCCAGGTTCAAACATCATCAAGCTCAAACTGCCAACTGAGAAACCAGGGAGACATGAAGTTGGTGTTAAGGTTTTCTACAAGGGATTCGAGGTCGGAGAATCTACCGGGGATTACCTTGTGATCGGATTTCCAACTTTGAATTCATCGGTTAAGGGTGATAGCATAGTTGTTATGATTAACAATCCAAACGCAATTTCAATTACGGCCACGGTTGATTACAGGATCACCTGGGACGATGGTTCCTTGGTTAGGGAAGCTAAGGAGCTCTTATTACCCCCAGGTAACTACACGTTCTCTATAGCACTACAAAGAAAGGGAGCTTTTAAGTACGAGATTTCACTTAGGGCCTTTGGAAAGGAGTTCGAAGTTAGGGGTGCGGGCGTTATAAAGCCTCCTTCACCAACCTCAACCACTACAAGCTTTCCTCACTCAACGACCACGTCCTCGTCAACAATCACGACTTCATCGGAGAGCACAACCTCTTCAGTGACCCCCGCGGCTCCATCCCCTAAGAAGGGCAGTAATTGGGCATTCCTCCTGCTACTCTTGGTGCTAGTTGGAATTGTGGGGATAAGTGGATATTATTGGTTCAATGACCCGAAGAGGAAAAGAAGGAAGAGGAAAAAACCCAAGAGGAAGTCGCCCCTTGGGAGGAAGTGA
- a CDS encoding zinc ribbon domain-containing protein, with protein MEERRHLKCPLCGGTSFRVEEGKLDSKWGFTAHKVKIVICENCGYVMLFYKGRTIWDFD; from the coding sequence GTGGAAGAAAGAAGACATCTAAAATGTCCCCTCTGCGGAGGAACTAGCTTTAGGGTCGAGGAAGGAAAGCTCGACAGCAAGTGGGGATTTACGGCTCATAAGGTGAAGATCGTTATATGCGAAAACTGTGGCTACGTGATGCTATTCTACAAGGGAAGAACTATATGGGACTTTGACTGA
- the glnA gene encoding type I glutamate--ammonia ligase, which translates to MNISVTMNKFDRKPKFVQLIFVDINGVPKGMEIPASRLEEAVDTGIPFDGSSIPGFQGIEDSDLIFKADPDTYVEVPWDSVARVYGYIYKDDRPYPIDPRGVLKNVLDGLAKEGFKAYIGPEPEFYLFKKNGTWELEIPDVGGYFDILTLDRTKEVRREIAEYMPAFGLIPEVLHHEVGKAQHEIDFKYDEALKTADNIISFKYIVKAVAEMHGLYATFMPKPIYGMPGNGMHLHISLWKDGENVFKGDEGLSETALHFIGGILRHAKALTAVTNPTVNSYKRLVPGYEAPVYISWGYRNRSALIRVPAFWGNGVRIEYRCPDPSANPYFAFAAILKAGLDGIKKKIDPFAYVEENVYEMDEERRVQLGIDTLPSSLGEALEELKKDKVVKEALGGAYKNFIEYKKAEWESYLEYLESKHLPRDTKRVTEWELERYFFI; encoded by the coding sequence ATGAACATTAGTGTTACTATGAACAAGTTTGATAGGAAGCCCAAGTTTGTACAGCTAATATTCGTCGACATAAACGGCGTGCCAAAGGGAATGGAAATTCCCGCGAGTAGGCTTGAAGAGGCTGTGGATACTGGAATACCCTTCGATGGTTCTTCAATCCCAGGATTTCAAGGAATTGAGGATAGCGACCTTATATTTAAGGCAGATCCAGACACGTACGTTGAGGTTCCATGGGACAGCGTTGCGAGGGTCTATGGTTACATATACAAGGACGATAGGCCCTACCCGATTGACCCGAGGGGAGTCCTGAAGAACGTCCTTGATGGATTAGCTAAGGAAGGCTTCAAGGCCTACATAGGGCCCGAACCCGAGTTCTATCTCTTCAAGAAGAACGGCACTTGGGAGCTTGAAATTCCGGACGTTGGGGGGTACTTCGACATACTGACTCTAGATAGGACGAAGGAGGTAAGGAGAGAGATTGCTGAGTATATGCCCGCCTTTGGATTAATCCCGGAAGTTCTCCACCACGAGGTCGGAAAGGCCCAGCACGAGATTGACTTTAAGTATGATGAGGCTTTAAAGACAGCTGACAACATAATAAGCTTTAAGTACATCGTCAAGGCCGTCGCAGAGATGCATGGATTGTACGCTACGTTCATGCCGAAGCCGATCTATGGAATGCCCGGCAACGGAATGCACCTCCACATAAGCCTCTGGAAGGATGGGGAGAATGTATTCAAGGGCGATGAAGGGTTAAGCGAAACCGCTCTTCACTTCATCGGTGGAATATTGAGGCATGCCAAGGCACTAACCGCTGTCACGAACCCAACCGTGAATAGTTACAAGAGGCTTGTCCCAGGTTATGAAGCTCCAGTATACATAAGCTGGGGCTACAGGAACAGGAGTGCTCTCATCAGGGTTCCAGCATTCTGGGGCAACGGAGTGAGGATTGAATACCGCTGTCCAGATCCAAGTGCCAACCCCTACTTTGCATTCGCTGCAATTCTGAAAGCTGGACTTGACGGAATTAAGAAGAAGATCGATCCATTCGCCTACGTTGAAGAGAACGTTTACGAGATGGATGAGGAGAGAAGGGTTCAGCTTGGAATTGACACCCTTCCAAGCAGTCTAGGGGAGGCCCTTGAGGAGCTTAAGAAGGACAAGGTCGTCAAGGAGGCTCTGGGAGGAGCTTACAAGAACTTCATCGAGTACAAGAAGGCCGAGTGGGAGTCATATCTTGAGTACCTTGAGAGCAAGCACCTGCCAAGGGACACCAAGAGAGTTACCGAGTGGGAGCTTGAGAGGTACTTCTTCATCTGA
- a CDS encoding adenylosuccinate synthetase yields MPSMIVVGGQWGDEGKGSIIAYLALHDEPEIIARGGVGTNAGHSVFINGKKYAVRQLPTGFMQRKARLLVGAGVLVDPEVFFQELEHLKDFNVKERVGIDYRCAIIEPKHKELDRTNGYLHGKIGTTGSGCGPANADRVMRKAKLAKDIKELEPYLTDVAAEVNDALDEGALVLVEGTQGFGLSLYYGTYPYVTSKDVSASSIAADVGIGPTRVDEVIVVFKSFPTRVGAGPFPTEMPMEEADRLGLVEYGTVTGRRRRVGWFDFEMARYSARINGATMLAVTMLDKYDKEAFGVTDYDKLPRKAKEFIDEIEEKVGVPVGLIKTGPELEHIIDRRDTI; encoded by the coding sequence ATGCCAAGCATGATAGTTGTTGGTGGCCAATGGGGAGATGAGGGTAAGGGTTCAATAATAGCCTACCTCGCCTTGCATGACGAGCCTGAGATCATAGCGAGGGGCGGTGTTGGAACGAACGCTGGACATAGCGTTTTTATAAACGGAAAGAAATACGCCGTAAGGCAACTCCCCACGGGGTTTATGCAAAGAAAGGCGAGACTTTTGGTTGGTGCCGGAGTTTTAGTCGATCCCGAAGTTTTCTTCCAGGAGCTTGAGCACCTTAAGGACTTCAATGTCAAGGAGAGGGTTGGTATTGACTATCGCTGTGCAATAATCGAGCCGAAGCATAAGGAACTTGACAGAACTAATGGCTACCTCCACGGGAAGATAGGAACCACCGGCTCGGGTTGCGGCCCCGCAAATGCCGACAGGGTTATGAGGAAGGCGAAGCTTGCCAAGGACATCAAGGAGCTTGAGCCCTACCTAACGGATGTTGCCGCTGAGGTGAACGATGCCCTAGACGAGGGGGCCTTGGTTTTAGTGGAAGGAACCCAGGGATTTGGCCTGAGCCTATACTACGGAACCTATCCGTACGTAACGTCCAAGGATGTTTCTGCCTCTTCAATAGCTGCAGATGTAGGAATAGGGCCGACGAGGGTTGATGAAGTTATAGTAGTGTTCAAGAGCTTCCCTACTAGGGTTGGCGCTGGCCCCTTCCCAACGGAGATGCCCATGGAGGAAGCCGATAGGCTTGGCTTGGTTGAGTACGGAACAGTTACTGGAAGGAGAAGAAGGGTGGGTTGGTTCGACTTTGAGATGGCCCGCTACTCCGCGAGGATCAATGGTGCAACGATGCTCGCGGTTACCATGCTCGACAAGTACGATAAGGAGGCATTTGGTGTTACGGACTACGACAAACTCCCAAGGAAGGCTAAAGAGTTCATTGATGAGATAGAGGAGAAGGTCGGTGTTCCAGTTGGATTGATAAAGACGGGCCCGGAGCTTGAGCACATAATAGACAGGAGAGACACTATCTGA
- a CDS encoding DUF61 family protein: MERVERIIEFEIARINSHLPRRRESLSRLLLMDDPKIQLRDGSYHYFKREELLLLRSLLEEEDAEKLKLPIVLEISTVDRGNFMVRGKVEVKVIKKILGIEEGYEEEMTLRLPRYYLPRIRRKLPTTTVHAFIVEW; this comes from the coding sequence ATGGAGAGGGTTGAGAGGATAATTGAATTTGAGATAGCAAGGATAAACTCCCACCTTCCCAGGAGGAGGGAAAGTCTATCAAGGCTACTCTTAATGGACGACCCTAAGATACAGTTAAGGGACGGTAGTTATCACTACTTTAAGCGGGAAGAGCTACTGCTCCTAAGGTCGCTCCTTGAAGAGGAAGATGCCGAGAAACTTAAGCTCCCGATAGTTCTTGAGATAAGCACGGTGGATAGGGGAAACTTCATGGTTAGGGGCAAAGTCGAGGTTAAGGTTATAAAGAAGATCCTGGGAATTGAGGAAGGTTACGAAGAGGAAATGACACTGAGGCTTCCAAGGTATTATCTTCCGAGGATAAGGAGAAAACTCCCCACTACAACGGTTCACGCTTTCATAGTGGAGTGGTAG
- a CDS encoding HEPN domain-containing protein produces MPLGEALGRREEVRKFIREHRNDIEALEDAYVETRYEAVVYKDYDAEAIRKSAKLILDFVEEFVRKNGEHSKVANQEDEKEVSDDKELPQVSSSDKGGM; encoded by the coding sequence ATGCCATTGGGGGAGGCCTTAGGCAGGAGAGAGGAGGTCAGAAAGTTCATAAGGGAACACAGGAATGACATAGAGGCGTTAGAAGATGCCTACGTTGAAACTAGGTACGAAGCAGTCGTGTATAAGGACTACGATGCGGAGGCAATAAGGAAATCCGCAAAGTTAATACTTGACTTCGTGGAAGAATTTGTGAGGAAAAATGGGGAACATTCAAAGGTGGCTAATCAGGAAGATGAGAAAGAGGTATCAGATGATAAAGAATTACCACAAGTTTCTTCCTCAGATAAAGGAGGCATGTAG
- the tsaA gene encoding tRNA (N6-threonylcarbamoyladenosine(37)-N6)-methyltransferase TrmO, translated as MFTVYPIGYIRKESEVFIEVLPEFLEAVDGLREGDWIKVVAWLHESDTPERRKVLKVHPYGNPKNPLTGVFATRSPLRPNPFALYTVRIERIEGNRLYISWVDAYDGTPVLDIRIFVERLDCPSEVEEREVDTSRGLQIGEINLIPRKSEHLDELEEVSPEEFEALIIELGPKTTVLSAEELCRLIRALQDIYEELPVEIKDKVRCLE; from the coding sequence TTGTTTACAGTCTATCCAATAGGGTACATTAGAAAGGAAAGTGAGGTGTTCATAGAAGTTCTACCCGAGTTCTTGGAGGCGGTAGATGGATTAAGGGAGGGGGACTGGATAAAGGTAGTAGCGTGGCTTCACGAAAGCGACACTCCGGAGAGGAGGAAAGTGCTGAAGGTTCATCCGTATGGTAACCCGAAGAATCCCTTAACCGGGGTCTTTGCTACCCGTTCCCCATTAAGGCCGAACCCCTTTGCACTATACACGGTTAGAATAGAGAGGATTGAAGGGAACAGGCTATACATTTCCTGGGTCGATGCGTACGATGGAACCCCCGTCCTTGATATAAGGATATTCGTCGAGAGGCTCGACTGCCCGAGTGAGGTCGAGGAGAGAGAAGTAGATACAAGCAGGGGCCTTCAGATAGGTGAGATAAACTTGATCCCCAGGAAGTCCGAGCATCTTGACGAGCTTGAAGAGGTATCACCTGAGGAGTTTGAGGCCTTAATAATTGAACTTGGTCCGAAAACCACAGTTCTATCAGCCGAAGAGCTCTGCAGGTTAATTAGGGCCCTTCAGGATATTTATGAAGAATTGCCAGTTGAGATTAAGGACAAGGTGAGGTGCCTGGAGTGA
- a CDS encoding geranylgeranyl reductase family protein, protein MKYDVLIIGGGPVGNYLATLLAGKMDVAVVERKGHFGGKACTGIIGAEMYESLGLPERAILNAFNGAFFISKKTVFEISRKTPQAYLVDRKVLERELAKRAMKRGAEYYMATGFLRFKNGRAVVQHLDSKFEIEAKFYVGADGVNSTVAREIGARTEGETLKGWELEILGNFRRDRVEVWVNKDLNPEFFFWVAPINEEEARVGTFGPVDSLAKFLKLRRLDGGKIVEFKTGAVILGWRRPWVKGNVALLGDAALQIKPTTAGGIVFGAYCARVLAKGILNGNISRYERECSWVRNQISFGLRVRKLFKRMSQGNIEEVFEVLASEEAKEIIERSANFDDHVQTVKAILKSPRLLAKLIRISPMILRMLV, encoded by the coding sequence ATGAAGTATGACGTGCTCATAATTGGTGGAGGGCCAGTGGGGAACTACTTGGCAACATTGTTAGCGGGCAAAATGGACGTAGCCGTTGTTGAGAGGAAAGGGCACTTCGGGGGCAAGGCTTGTACAGGCATAATTGGAGCCGAGATGTACGAAAGCTTAGGGCTACCCGAAAGGGCGATTTTAAATGCGTTTAATGGTGCTTTCTTTATCTCAAAAAAGACCGTGTTTGAGATAAGTAGGAAAACTCCACAAGCATATTTGGTTGATAGAAAGGTTCTAGAGAGAGAACTCGCGAAAAGGGCCATGAAGAGAGGGGCAGAGTACTACATGGCAACAGGTTTTCTACGGTTTAAAAATGGAAGGGCTGTAGTTCAACACCTTGACTCTAAGTTTGAGATAGAGGCAAAGTTTTACGTTGGAGCGGATGGAGTGAACAGCACCGTAGCGAGAGAAATTGGGGCGAGAACCGAAGGAGAAACATTAAAGGGATGGGAGCTGGAGATCCTGGGGAACTTTAGGAGAGACAGGGTTGAAGTATGGGTGAATAAAGATCTTAATCCGGAGTTCTTCTTCTGGGTTGCCCCTATAAACGAGGAGGAGGCAAGGGTAGGAACTTTTGGCCCCGTGGATTCTTTGGCAAAGTTCCTCAAGCTGAGAAGGTTGGATGGAGGAAAGATAGTTGAATTCAAGACGGGGGCCGTGATCTTAGGATGGAGGAGGCCATGGGTCAAGGGAAATGTCGCCCTCTTAGGGGATGCTGCCCTTCAGATAAAGCCAACGACCGCTGGTGGGATAGTCTTTGGAGCTTACTGTGCGAGGGTTTTGGCGAAGGGTATACTGAACGGGAACATCTCAAGGTACGAGAGGGAGTGCTCTTGGGTTAGAAATCAAATTAGCTTTGGGTTAAGGGTGAGAAAACTGTTCAAGAGAATGTCCCAGGGGAACATCGAGGAGGTGTTCGAAGTTCTAGCAAGCGAGGAAGCGAAGGAGATAATAGAGAGGAGCGCGAACTTTGACGATCACGTTCAAACTGTAAAGGCCATCCTAAAAAGTCCAAGACTTCTTGCCAAGCTTATAAGGATAAGCCCTATGATACTGAGGATGCTTGTCTGA
- a CDS encoding ATP-binding protein has protein sequence MFFNREKELEELGRLIKSEPNLITFVYGPINSGKTSLMLEFTKRVKEEHVPFYINLRRSPVASYDDFLEILFSIDFDDRIKTEDIASLAISMTGELFGIPIPGEILERIRRDKKPRNAFEYVARVLEGVKRKGKISILILDELQVIKDLKVNGPLIYELFNFFIHLTKEVHLSHVFVVTSDSLFIEKVYNETMLQGRSRYFLVDDFDKETAIEFLRENGFTKEESELVWSYIGGKPALLVEAVNNRRKLKEWLETMLRLSTYRVKALLREKEEYREVLKKFIEDKEIPFEGYIEEEIRELIQANILFLDPLKGIIRPQGRLELLAIREALR, from the coding sequence ATGTTTTTTAACAGGGAGAAGGAGTTAGAAGAGCTTGGGAGGTTAATTAAGAGTGAACCAAACTTGATAACCTTCGTCTATGGCCCAATAAACTCTGGAAAAACATCTCTAATGCTAGAATTCACGAAGAGGGTAAAAGAAGAACATGTTCCCTTCTACATAAACCTCAGAAGATCCCCAGTTGCAAGCTACGATGACTTCCTTGAAATTTTATTCTCCATAGACTTTGATGACAGAATTAAGACGGAGGACATAGCTTCCCTGGCCATTTCAATGACGGGGGAATTGTTCGGAATACCCATTCCGGGAGAGATCTTAGAGAGGATAAGGAGAGACAAAAAGCCAAGAAATGCATTTGAGTACGTCGCCAGGGTTCTAGAGGGTGTAAAAAGAAAAGGGAAGATATCAATTTTGATTCTCGACGAACTGCAGGTAATAAAAGATCTAAAGGTCAACGGGCCTCTGATATACGAGCTCTTCAATTTCTTCATCCACCTTACTAAAGAGGTTCATCTCTCCCACGTTTTCGTGGTAACATCGGACAGCCTCTTTATCGAAAAAGTCTATAATGAGACGATGCTCCAGGGGAGATCCAGGTACTTCTTAGTTGACGACTTTGATAAGGAAACGGCGATAGAGTTTCTTAGGGAAAATGGATTCACGAAGGAGGAAAGCGAGCTCGTCTGGAGCTACATCGGAGGAAAGCCTGCCTTGCTCGTCGAAGCGGTAAATAATAGGAGAAAACTAAAAGAATGGCTAGAGACTATGCTAAGGCTCTCAACGTACAGAGTTAAGGCCCTACTAAGAGAGAAAGAGGAATACAGAGAAGTCTTAAAAAAGTTCATAGAAGATAAGGAGATTCCGTTTGAAGGTTACATTGAAGAGGAAATTAGAGAGCTGATCCAAGCAAATATCCTGTTCTTGGATCCGCTAAAAGGAATAATAAGGCCCCAAGGAAGACTCGAACTTTTGGCGATAAGGGAGGCCCTCAGATAG
- a CDS encoding L-threonylcarbamoyladenylate synthase, with protein MTIIINMRDKINERKLKVAARLIREGKLVAFPTETVYGLGADALNERAVKRIFEAKGRPADNPLIVHIADFSQVYELAREVPEEAEMLARKFWPGPLTIVLPKKDVVPKVTTGGLDTVAIRMPAHEIALRLIELSERPIAAPSANISGKPSPTSAEHVIDDFYGKIECIIDGGETKIGVESTVIDLTEWPPVLLRPGGLPLEEIEKVIGEVRIHPAVYGKRVDLAKAPGMKYRHYAPNAEVIVVEGSREKVEEKIRELIGEFKRKGKRVGVIGSGRYNADEFFFLGNTVEDVARNLFKALRHMDRAGVDVVLAEGVEEKGLGLAVMNRLRKAAGYRIIRV; from the coding sequence GTGACGATCATCATAAATATGAGGGATAAAATCAACGAGAGAAAGCTTAAGGTAGCTGCAAGACTAATAAGGGAGGGGAAGCTCGTAGCCTTTCCCACTGAGACAGTCTATGGGCTTGGTGCTGATGCCCTAAACGAGAGGGCGGTGAAGAGGATATTCGAAGCCAAGGGGAGGCCTGCCGATAATCCCCTGATAGTTCACATAGCGGACTTCTCCCAGGTGTACGAGTTAGCTAGAGAGGTTCCCGAAGAGGCTGAGATGCTTGCAAGGAAGTTCTGGCCAGGCCCCCTAACGATTGTCCTTCCCAAGAAAGATGTAGTCCCAAAAGTGACGACTGGTGGTCTTGATACCGTGGCCATAAGGATGCCTGCCCACGAGATAGCCCTAAGGCTCATAGAGCTAAGTGAAAGGCCGATAGCCGCTCCTTCGGCGAACATAAGCGGTAAGCCAAGTCCCACTTCCGCTGAGCACGTTATAGATGACTTTTACGGGAAGATAGAGTGCATTATAGATGGTGGTGAGACAAAGATTGGTGTTGAGTCGACGGTCATAGATCTAACCGAATGGCCCCCCGTGCTTCTCAGGCCCGGGGGTTTACCGCTGGAGGAAATTGAGAAGGTCATTGGGGAGGTAAGGATCCACCCGGCCGTTTACGGGAAGAGGGTAGACTTAGCAAAGGCCCCAGGAATGAAGTACAGGCACTACGCTCCAAATGCTGAGGTGATAGTGGTTGAAGGATCCAGAGAAAAAGTCGAGGAGAAGATAAGGGAGCTAATAGGGGAGTTCAAGAGGAAAGGTAAGAGGGTTGGGGTTATTGGCTCTGGGAGGTATAATGCGGACGAGTTTTTCTTCCTAGGGAACACCGTTGAGGATGTAGCTAGAAACCTCTTCAAGGCTTTGAGGCATATGGACAGGGCCGGGGTTGATGTCGTCTTGGCTGAAGGGGTAGAGGAGAAGGGATTAGGGTTGGCCGTTATGAACAGGTTGAGAAAGGCGGCTGGCTATAGAATTATTCGGGTTTAA
- a CDS encoding nucleotidyltransferase domain-containing protein, whose protein sequence is MIKNYHKFLPQIKEACREVFGECEVYVFGSVVEGKFTAESDVDILVVVKSVPKSLMERAKRKVEIEGRAGLPEDHPFEFHIVDNEGFEWYKDVLKVKLKPV, encoded by the coding sequence ATGATAAAGAATTACCACAAGTTTCTTCCTCAGATAAAGGAGGCATGTAGGGAGGTCTTTGGTGAGTGTGAAGTTTACGTTTTCGGGAGTGTTGTCGAGGGAAAGTTTACTGCCGAGAGCGACGTTGACATTTTAGTCGTTGTGAAAAGCGTCCCCAAGAGTTTAATGGAGAGGGCTAAGCGGAAGGTGGAGATAGAGGGGAGGGCAGGGTTGCCAGAGGATCATCCCTTCGAATTCCACATAGTTGATAATGAAGGATTTGAGTGGTATAAAGATGTCCTGAAGGTTAAGCTTAAGCCCGTGTGA